In the Clostridium sporogenes genome, one interval contains:
- a CDS encoding glucosaminidase domain-containing protein: protein MKKIVGLFSKVIIGFLLVFTIFIIFSLVTLNKTRERFLPENAMNIYIKAADEVSENKLQVNWKYIAALDAVKNEGDFSKVNIENAKALGKSFLEISENRKFKNTKYRLLTLDEVINRKSFSEDEKKNVYKYLGKLDDVYPITPDKYKTQFIEELIPTSKQLYDEYGILPSISIGQAILESDWGRSELSKKGNNLFGIKATPSWQGKVLNMETSENYNDKIKDDFRYYSSKEDSIKDYANFLVNNKRYRENRVFRATEYKTQAKFIENAGYSTKKDKDGNLLYSSLLGKIIREYNLQLIDSKIQEDISK from the coding sequence ATGAAAAAAATAGTAGGTTTATTTTCAAAAGTAATAATAGGCTTTTTATTAGTTTTTACTATTTTTATAATATTTAGTTTAGTTACTTTAAATAAGACAAGAGAAAGATTTTTACCAGAGAATGCAATGAATATTTATATTAAAGCTGCAGATGAAGTTAGCGAAAATAAATTGCAAGTTAACTGGAAATACATAGCTGCTTTAGATGCAGTTAAAAATGAAGGAGATTTTTCTAAAGTTAATATAGAAAATGCAAAGGCTCTAGGAAAAAGCTTTTTAGAAATTAGTGAAAATAGAAAATTTAAAAATACTAAGTATAGATTATTAACTTTAGATGAAGTTATAAATAGAAAGTCTTTTAGTGAAGATGAAAAAAAGAATGTATATAAGTATTTAGGTAAATTAGATGATGTATATCCTATAACACCAGATAAATATAAAACACAATTTATAGAGGAATTAATACCAACATCAAAACAATTATATGATGAATATGGAATTTTACCTTCTATATCTATAGGACAGGCTATATTAGAGTCAGATTGGGGTAGATCAGAACTTAGTAAAAAGGGGAATAATTTATTTGGAATTAAAGCTACTCCTTCTTGGCAAGGTAAGGTTTTAAATATGGAGACATCAGAAAATTATAATGATAAAATTAAAGATGATTTTAGGTACTATTCTTCTAAAGAAGACTCTATAAAAGATTATGCAAATTTTTTAGTTAATAATAAGAGATATAGAGAAAATAGAGTTTTTAGGGCTACAGAATATAAAACTCAAGCAAAGTTTATAGAAAATGCAGGATATAGTACTAAAAAAGACAAAGATGGTAATTTATTATATAGTAGTTTACTTGGAAAAATTATAAGAGAATATAATCTGCAATTAATAGATAGTAAAATTCAAGAAGATATAAGTAAGTAA
- a CDS encoding leucine-rich repeat domain-containing protein has protein sequence MNKKILIPVVMGTYLCLSPLSVRAEDYYKWDSKVTADKNKIWTIKLSKKLNSNISGIKDKVYIKDSKGNKLDCNVKIKPNEKTLEVLPPKDGYKEKENYYLYIDRSIPSDKNKNLKETVKMNFYIDGYIEFEDKNLEEEVRKAANPKDRPKGPLTYMDVSGIKELNVHNKNIKSLKGIEYLKNITKLDISDNNIKDISYLKGLDSLELLNLYNNNIEDISPINNMEKLKDINLSKNKVKDISYLKDLNLHHLDLRDNEIESIEVLKNKTSLQHLYLSNNSIRDFSPISNLKNLQILYLSHNYSLNYDYAKDYYNNLKDRDFKLNIPIEFKDKVFEELVRKEINKSSGYVYPSDLENIKELDFHNTHIEKLNGIENMTSLEKLNLSGTDIKDISLLKYLTNLREVNISNTSISDITALENSIYIRYLNLNKTEITTLEVIKKFEHIEKLYVSGTKISTVPNLNTLTELDLSNCNLTSNNFLSNFNNLVYLNLSSLKIQGNLLYEINNISNLEKLEYLSIANTNVVSIDVLRSLVNLIKLDITGCTKIDTQVLNHLSDVEIVGNEIVTFGDKVLEREIRELINNYSEPIYKRQLLSITKLELSGRGIVDLQGLESMENLTYLDLSNNEISNIDCIKKLVKLKKLVLHKNKIGSIKSIESLRSLEELDLSNNIIGDITILGSLTNLNRLDLSRNGIVSISSLSSLIKLQYLSLYENKISEREESLKKLYNLRELYLKNSGVSNFDVTLAYYNNLEKKDFTTNSDFIVFDEKLNSDLAKIIREILGKDENTNIYKSEIDTITDLDLSEETISRLNISSTLTNTNIIDLEGIQYFSNLHSINLRGHGNLEGLENLMPITGLIKLDLQGREINYTSLYYIRYLTSLRYLYLNNMNLTGDLSFLETLTDLRILDLSRTGISDISILDKLRKLNELYLGGNNINNLSYLENLTNLVKLDLVGNNDITSIHALRNLINLRYLTLPITNPKKIQDYSAVASYYYNLTYKNFDLEDSNVIVIKEIRPIEKEVNKDDKFTLPDYVEATMSDGSKEKFKVHWKEKSIDTSKSGIYTYIGSVDGYVGEVKLILRVNGDIAYGMGNSSSNILNGGFIIKDNEYIYYINKESGNRKIYRNKINGAEDKLLSSNAAEFLNIYGEYIYYVSNGNIYRIKKDGSDEKLIKEASASYMTVCNDFIYYFDKSKIGIYKVKIDGTSYSSVVSGGKWRLDSQFIISGEWIYYTNYEDKSSIYKIKIDGTGKEKLNNIPCSQMSIIGSSIYYISNGNLYKISIDGSNNSLLYSGNIANINIYSNYIYYIDNNDNETMYKMNLDGSYRVKLTKKSIKYINILEGEIYYISLDNEDKISKFYEE, from the coding sequence ATGAATAAAAAAATTCTTATTCCAGTAGTTATGGGAACTTACCTATGTCTTTCACCATTATCTGTAAGGGCGGAAGATTATTATAAATGGGATAGTAAAGTAACAGCAGATAAAAATAAAATATGGACGATTAAGCTTTCAAAAAAATTAAATAGTAATATTAGTGGTATAAAAGATAAGGTTTATATAAAAGATTCTAAAGGTAATAAATTAGATTGTAATGTTAAAATAAAACCAAATGAAAAAACACTAGAAGTATTACCACCTAAAGATGGTTATAAGGAAAAAGAAAATTATTATCTTTATATAGATAGAAGTATTCCTTCAGATAAAAATAAAAATTTAAAAGAAACTGTAAAAATGAATTTTTATATAGATGGTTATATAGAATTTGAAGATAAAAACTTAGAAGAAGAGGTAAGAAAGGCAGCAAACCCGAAAGATAGACCTAAAGGACCTTTAACATATATGGATGTTTCAGGTATAAAAGAATTAAATGTTCATAATAAAAATATAAAAAGTCTTAAAGGTATAGAGTATTTAAAAAACATTACTAAATTAGATATATCAGATAATAACATAAAAGATATATCTTATTTAAAAGGACTTGATAGCTTAGAATTATTAAATTTATATAATAATAATATAGAAGATATATCTCCTATTAATAATATGGAAAAATTAAAGGATATAAATTTATCTAAAAATAAAGTAAAAGACATATCTTATTTAAAGGATTTAAACTTACATCATTTAGATTTAAGAGATAATGAAATAGAAAGTATAGAAGTTTTAAAAAATAAAACATCTTTACAACATTTGTATTTATCCAATAATAGCATTAGGGATTTTTCACCTATATCTAATTTGAAAAACTTACAAATACTATATTTAAGTCACAATTATAGTTTAAATTATGATTATGCCAAAGATTATTATAATAACCTTAAGGATAGAGATTTTAAATTAAATATACCTATAGAATTTAAGGACAAAGTATTTGAAGAATTAGTAAGAAAAGAAATAAATAAGTCTTCAGGTTATGTATATCCTAGTGATTTAGAAAATATTAAAGAATTAGATTTTCATAATACTCATATAGAAAAACTAAATGGCATAGAAAATATGACTTCTTTAGAAAAGTTAAATTTAAGCGGAACTGATATAAAAGATATATCCCTTTTAAAATATTTGACTAATTTAAGAGAGGTAAATATATCAAATACTAGCATAAGTGATATAACAGCTTTGGAAAATTCAATTTATATTAGGTATTTAAATTTAAATAAAACGGAAATAACTACTTTAGAGGTTATTAAAAAGTTTGAACATATAGAAAAGTTATATGTATCAGGTACAAAGATAAGCACTGTTCCAAATTTGAATACTTTAACGGAGTTGGATTTATCTAATTGTAATCTTACAAGTAATAATTTCTTATCAAATTTTAATAATTTAGTTTATTTAAATTTAAGCAGTTTAAAAATACAAGGTAATTTATTATATGAAATAAATAATATTAGTAATTTAGAGAAACTCGAATATTTAAGTATAGCGAATACAAATGTAGTTAGTATAGATGTACTTAGAAGTTTAGTTAATTTAATAAAATTAGATATAACAGGTTGTACTAAGATAGATACTCAGGTTTTAAATCATCTAAGTGATGTAGAAATAGTAGGAAATGAAATAGTTACATTTGGAGATAAAGTTTTAGAAAGAGAAATAAGAGAATTAATAAATAATTACTCAGAGCCTATATATAAAAGACAGCTTCTTTCTATAACTAAATTAGAACTTTCAGGAAGAGGTATAGTAGATTTACAAGGATTAGAGAGTATGGAGAACTTAACATATTTAGATTTATCTAATAATGAAATTTCTAATATAGATTGTATAAAAAAGCTTGTAAAATTAAAAAAATTAGTACTTCATAAAAATAAAATAGGATCAATAAAATCCATAGAAAGCCTTAGAAGTCTAGAGGAGTTAGATTTATCTAATAATATAATTGGAGATATAACAATTTTAGGTAGCTTAACTAATTTAAATAGATTAGATTTATCAAGAAATGGAATAGTAAGTATAAGTAGTTTAAGCAGTCTTATAAAATTACAATACTTATCTTTGTATGAAAATAAAATTTCAGAGAGAGAGGAATCCTTGAAAAAATTGTATAATCTTAGAGAACTTTATTTAAAAAATAGTGGAGTATCAAATTTTGATGTAACATTAGCCTATTATAATAATTTAGAAAAAAAAGATTTTACAACTAACTCAGACTTTATAGTATTTGATGAAAAGCTTAATAGTGATTTAGCTAAGATTATTAGAGAGATTTTAGGTAAAGATGAAAATACTAATATATATAAAAGTGAGATAGATACTATAACAGACTTAGATTTAAGTGAAGAAACTATTTCAAGACTAAATATAAGTTCTACACTAACAAATACTAATATAATTGATTTAGAAGGTATACAATATTTTTCTAATTTACATTCCATAAACCTAAGAGGTCATGGTAATTTAGAAGGGTTAGAAAATTTAATGCCGATTACAGGATTAATTAAATTGGATTTACAAGGAAGGGAAATAAATTACACTTCTTTATATTATATTAGATATTTAACAAGTTTAAGGTATCTATATTTAAATAACATGAATTTAACTGGAGATTTATCATTTTTAGAAACTCTTACAGATTTAAGGATACTAGACTTATCTAGAACTGGAATATCTGATATAAGTATATTAGATAAATTAAGAAAATTGAACGAGTTATATTTAGGTGGTAATAACATAAACAATTTATCTTATTTAGAGAATCTTACAAACTTAGTCAAATTAGATTTAGTTGGAAATAATGATATAACTAGTATACATGCTTTGAGAAATTTAATTAATTTAAGATATTTAACTTTGCCAATAACAAACCCTAAAAAAATACAGGATTACAGTGCTGTAGCATCATACTATTATAATCTTACTTACAAGAATTTTGATTTGGAAGATAGTAATGTAATAGTTATAAAAGAAATAAGACCTATTGAAAAAGAAGTAAATAAAGATGATAAATTTACTCTTCCGGATTATGTTGAAGCAACAATGAGTGATGGGTCTAAGGAGAAGTTTAAGGTGCATTGGAAAGAAAAGAGTATAGATACATCAAAATCAGGAATATATACTTATATAGGCTCTGTAGATGGATATGTAGGGGAAGTAAAGCTAATCTTAAGGGTAAATGGAGATATAGCTTATGGTATGGGCAATTCTTCTAGTAATATATTAAACGGAGGATTTATTATAAAAGATAATGAGTATATATATTATATAAATAAAGAGAGCGGCAATAGAAAGATATACAGAAATAAAATAAATGGAGCGGAAGATAAACTACTTTCTAGCAATGCAGCAGAATTTTTAAATATATACGGAGAATATATATATTACGTAAGCAATGGTAATATATATAGAATAAAAAAAGATGGTAGCGATGAAAAACTAATAAAAGAGGCATCAGCTTCTTATATGACAGTATGTAATGATTTTATTTATTATTTTGATAAGAGTAAAATCGGTATATATAAAGTTAAAATAGATGGTACAAGCTATAGCTCTGTAGTATCTGGTGGAAAGTGGAGATTAGATTCACAGTTTATAATATCAGGAGAATGGATATATTATACTAATTATGAAGATAAGTCATCTATATATAAAATTAAAATAGATGGAACAGGAAAGGAAAAATTAAATAATATACCTTGTAGTCAAATGAGTATAATAGGGAGTTCAATATACTATATTTCAAATGGAAATCTATATAAAATATCTATAGATGGAAGCAATAACAGTTTACTATATTCAGGAAATATAGCTAATATAAATATATATAGTAACTATATATATTATATAGATAATAATGATAATGAAACAATGTATAAGATGAACTTAGATGGCAGCTATAGGGTTAAATTGACTAAAAAATCAATTAAGTATATAAATATTTTAGAAGGTGAAATTTATTATATTTCTTTAGATAATGAAGATAAAATATCTAAGTTTTACGAAGAATAG
- a CDS encoding DUF5050 domain-containing protein, with product MFAIFSKKTVAKILLYASIAIVPIFNYNYVQAASPKQYETKYNVSLDKIWKIRFSREVDKSTLNPENIKILDSEGKGMPIDLSLDVDKHYVKIALKSGTYNGVHYSGKYEKDKKYSLIVKEGLMSEPSKNKKPKNLAYETVMDFNTIGDNEYPGLPIEDGLIVIGDKAYSVEYLSKHSAIANEITSNGNYYIAYISKEYGEKIKQVLGNNSTKGNQERANKILYYAPNGNQYEYEWNEAFGEYKIVLPKAYVDVTPGVINGVVNLAVKQVQAVPGAKYFKLAHSNTIKPIGESISYSMTYPTEKLTILSADETPLATALVDVYLPKTGYVSLSSVNETLGNTAGNISNNGSAAMDLDFYVYYVNSADKNSLYRKTLTGRMDTQISLDKAQYINVMGDWVYYSNYNDNGKIYKMKKDGTKKQILCDDTATYITVSSGTVYYANQSDKGRLYKINTDGTIDGGVINRDPSGKVHGMPVMDDYGNYNKATDQANFINVVGDWIYYSNFSDGHKIYTVNKDGNIRRKVNDEWADGIQIVGAWAYYCSGSGSISKVRVDGTGSVIPLRGTTRKVDKGYHLNIVDGWLYYSNAEDGGKLYRIREDGSGEKKKLADLTTDYINIVGDTMYLISGGKTYTLPLNTDGTVKPTLVTKDNNGNTVVDVKDLAITVAYEDANKTIGELESKYLPQKVAVFMKDDTVQQLPVDWDIKNRKYNGQGVYTYTGTVLGHGKQIKCTLTIPSEMINATSIIEVYNNGPKNGSIMIKERSFGPSKQDQELKEKLKLAKRVEIGDVIKVYDNPNGEKPLGNVKVDANNANAPLVKSLDLDMYGRSFWITITRKDKAESKPTEVRQLGGPILSGDVLDEDGEALGVDGRDISVKGWNNPTIRDDGFISDTTEIAAQGIKSIYVIPGTGKLNMENQGVIPAGITNANYWNGGNARELLTNYDLLTNDSLKNKLKEGNYSIYVVAGYDGKAEEDVNGFGSPIVIGKTASIPKVMKATEEKIPKAPSVTKQYVKTGDEVKISGVTNEDEIYLAPEGASYIAKDITNKPYKSHDNLFFEDTDKSKDEREKEYEKSGKPSIEDGYQCKLVNGKIPQGVRSGKYKVYMVNAIGSSSPASGEIVVDNEDPVVRLDSAKQEDVIKTVTQNGTTTQETTGQKFKINFAAFDNSFDNSIKEGITVSIARLDSPKSAIKAQEIKDKGNKTFEVTINDPHAELTDYAIYAEDKAGNTVQINLQDKNSPVSINNISLAIRTANEGVDLVKSKLVGRIKYMTKDLTRVSDNYEVTVDGVKYVLQEEALRNLGSSPSIDAFINALMQAKQWDITNNKPMDDKPKLSSKVSIYKVNDAVYIEGNDNAPIQIEDKTKIGTDTAIVSNMLGLNPNENSTGENSKQQQYIIKVTGTVQKNGKLKVCLAGKCFDIDILSTDDTTEIARKIKDVINNNTILDSYQYPGVNVESTGSEVKLTRKSPGVVVPTFTIEYFNYDN from the coding sequence GTGTTTGCTATATTTAGTAAGAAAACTGTAGCAAAAATTTTATTATATGCGTCTATAGCTATTGTACCAATATTTAATTATAATTATGTACAAGCGGCTTCACCTAAGCAATATGAAACAAAATATAATGTTTCATTGGATAAAATATGGAAAATTAGATTTTCAAGAGAGGTAGATAAAAGTACATTAAATCCAGAAAACATAAAGATATTAGATAGTGAAGGCAAAGGAATGCCGATAGATTTATCTTTAGATGTAGACAAACATTATGTAAAAATTGCGCTTAAAAGTGGAACCTATAATGGAGTACATTATTCAGGAAAATATGAAAAAGATAAAAAATATAGCTTAATCGTAAAGGAAGGTCTTATGAGTGAGCCTTCTAAAAATAAAAAGCCTAAAAATCTTGCATATGAGACTGTAATGGATTTTAATACTATAGGAGATAATGAATATCCAGGTCTTCCCATAGAAGATGGTTTGATAGTAATAGGAGATAAAGCTTATTCTGTAGAGTACCTTTCTAAACACTCTGCTATAGCTAATGAAATAACTTCTAATGGAAATTATTACATAGCCTATATAAGCAAAGAATATGGAGAGAAGATAAAACAAGTATTAGGTAATAATAGTACTAAAGGCAATCAAGAAAGAGCAAATAAAATATTATATTATGCACCTAATGGAAATCAATATGAATATGAATGGAATGAGGCTTTTGGTGAATATAAAATAGTACTTCCAAAGGCTTATGTAGATGTAACTCCAGGGGTTATAAATGGTGTGGTCAATTTGGCTGTAAAACAAGTACAAGCAGTACCAGGAGCAAAATATTTTAAATTAGCTCATAGTAATACCATTAAACCTATAGGAGAATCAATTTCTTATTCTATGACTTATCCAACAGAAAAATTGACTATCCTGTCTGCAGATGAAACACCTTTAGCTACAGCTTTAGTAGATGTATATTTACCTAAAACTGGTTATGTTAGCTTAAGTAGTGTAAATGAAACATTAGGAAATACAGCAGGTAATATAAGCAATAATGGTAGTGCTGCTATGGATTTAGATTTTTATGTTTACTATGTAAATTCTGCTGATAAAAACTCTTTATATAGAAAGACTCTAACAGGAAGAATGGATACTCAAATAAGTCTTGATAAGGCTCAGTACATTAATGTAATGGGTGATTGGGTATATTATAGTAATTATAATGATAACGGTAAAATATATAAAATGAAAAAAGACGGTACTAAAAAACAAATATTATGTGATGATACCGCAACTTATATAACAGTATCCAGTGGTACTGTATATTATGCTAATCAATCAGATAAAGGAAGATTATATAAAATAAATACAGATGGTACCATAGATGGAGGAGTCATAAACAGAGATCCTTCAGGAAAAGTTCATGGTATGCCAGTGATGGATGACTACGGTAATTATAATAAAGCTACAGATCAAGCTAATTTTATAAACGTAGTAGGAGATTGGATATATTATAGTAATTTCTCTGATGGTCATAAAATATATACTGTAAATAAAGATGGAAATATAAGAAGAAAAGTAAATGATGAATGGGCAGATGGAATTCAAATAGTAGGAGCCTGGGCATATTATTGTTCTGGATCTGGTTCTATAAGCAAAGTTAGAGTAGATGGTACTGGTTCTGTAATACCTTTAAGAGGAACTACAAGAAAGGTAGACAAGGGATATCATTTAAATATAGTAGATGGATGGTTATACTATAGTAATGCAGAAGATGGTGGAAAGCTTTATAGAATAAGAGAAGATGGATCAGGTGAAAAGAAAAAATTAGCAGATTTAACTACAGATTATATAAATATAGTAGGAGATACTATGTACCTAATTAGTGGTGGGAAAACTTATACTCTTCCACTTAATACAGACGGAACAGTAAAACCTACATTAGTAACTAAAGATAATAATGGTAATACTGTAGTAGATGTTAAGGATTTAGCTATAACTGTAGCTTATGAGGATGCTAATAAAACTATAGGAGAGTTAGAATCTAAATATTTACCACAAAAAGTTGCAGTGTTTATGAAGGATGATACAGTACAACAATTGCCAGTAGATTGGGATATAAAAAATAGAAAATATAATGGACAAGGTGTTTATACTTATACAGGCACAGTTTTAGGTCATGGTAAACAGATAAAATGTACATTGACTATACCGTCTGAAATGATAAATGCAACTAGTATAATAGAGGTTTATAATAATGGTCCTAAAAATGGTTCTATAATGATAAAAGAAAGAAGTTTTGGACCGTCAAAACAGGATCAAGAGTTAAAAGAAAAATTAAAACTTGCCAAAAGAGTAGAAATAGGAGATGTTATAAAAGTATATGATAATCCTAACGGTGAAAAACCATTAGGAAATGTAAAAGTAGATGCTAATAATGCTAATGCTCCTTTAGTCAAATCATTAGATCTGGATATGTATGGAAGAAGTTTCTGGATAACTATAACAAGGAAAGATAAAGCAGAAAGTAAACCAACGGAGGTAAGACAGCTAGGAGGACCTATTTTATCAGGAGATGTATTAGATGAGGATGGAGAAGCGTTAGGAGTAGATGGAAGAGATATTTCTGTAAAGGGATGGAATAATCCTACTATAAGAGATGATGGTTTTATATCAGATACTACAGAAATAGCTGCACAAGGAATTAAAAGTATTTATGTAATACCTGGAACAGGTAAATTAAATATGGAAAATCAAGGTGTTATACCAGCAGGAATTACTAATGCAAATTACTGGAATGGTGGAAATGCTAGAGAGTTACTTACTAATTATGACCTTTTAACTAATGATAGTTTAAAAAATAAATTAAAAGAGGGTAATTATAGTATTTATGTGGTAGCAGGTTATGATGGGAAAGCAGAAGAGGATGTAAATGGATTTGGATCACCTATTGTAATAGGAAAAACAGCAAGTATTCCAAAGGTGATGAAAGCAACAGAGGAGAAAATTCCTAAAGCTCCAAGTGTAACTAAGCAATATGTTAAAACAGGAGATGAAGTTAAAATATCTGGTGTAACCAATGAAGATGAAATTTATTTGGCACCAGAAGGAGCTAGTTATATAGCAAAGGATATAACTAATAAGCCATATAAATCCCACGATAATTTATTCTTTGAAGATACAGATAAGAGTAAGGATGAGAGGGAGAAGGAGTATGAAAAGAGTGGAAAACCTTCTATAGAAGATGGCTATCAATGTAAACTTGTAAATGGGAAAATACCTCAGGGTGTTAGATCAGGAAAATATAAAGTTTACATGGTAAATGCCATAGGTTCTTCTAGTCCAGCTTCTGGAGAAATTGTTGTAGATAATGAAGATCCAGTAGTTAGATTGGATTCTGCTAAACAAGAAGATGTAATAAAGACTGTAACACAAAATGGAACTACAACACAAGAAACTACAGGTCAAAAATTTAAAATAAATTTTGCAGCTTTTGATAATAGTTTTGACAATAGCATAAAAGAGGGGATAACTGTTAGTATAGCAAGGCTTGATAGTCCAAAGAGTGCTATAAAAGCTCAAGAAATTAAGGATAAGGGAAATAAAACATTTGAAGTAACAATTAATGATCCACATGCTGAGTTAACAGATTATGCTATATATGCAGAAGATAAAGCAGGAAATACTGTACAAATAAATCTACAAGATAAAAATTCTCCTGTTAGTATAAATAATATATCATTAGCTATTAGAACAGCTAATGAAGGTGTAGATTTAGTTAAATCCAAATTAGTTGGAAGAATAAAATATATGACAAAAGATTTAACAAGAGTTAGTGATAATTATGAAGTTACTGTAGATGGAGTTAAATATGTTCTACAAGAAGAAGCTTTAAGAAATTTAGGTTCAAGTCCATCTATAGATGCTTTTATAAATGCACTTATGCAAGCAAAACAATGGGATATAACTAATAATAAACCAATGGATGATAAACCTAAATTAAGCTCAAAGGTAAGTATATATAAAGTAAATGATGCAGTATATATAGAAGGAAATGATAATGCTCCTATACAAATAGAGGATAAAACTAAAATAGGTACAGATACTGCTATAGTAAGCAATATGCTAGGTTTAAATCCTAATGAAAATAGTACAGGAGAAAATTCAAAACAACAACAATATATAATAAAGGTAACAGGAACAGTCCAAAAGAATGGTAAGCTAAAAGTATGCTTAGCGGGAAAATGCTTTGATATTGATATACTTTCTACTGATGATACAACTGAGATAGCCAGAAAAATTAAAGATGTTATAAATAACAATACAATATTAGATAGTTATCAATATCCGGGAGTAAATGTAGAATCTACTGGTAGCGAAGTTAAACTAACTAGAAAATCTCCAGGAGTTGTAGTGCCTACATTTACTATAGAATACTTTAATTATGATAATTAG
- a CDS encoding DEAD/DEAH box helicase, with product MNKLGFQNYELSDEILKSLRNLGYKNPSDVQKQVIPLILEDKDIIVKSETGSGKTAAFSIPVCEKIELEEKDPQVLVLTPTRELALQIKEEISNIALYKRLRCTAVFGKQPMSLQKRDLKQRVHLVVGTPGRTLDHIERGNFNLDKIKYFILDEADEMLNMGFIDQVEAVIKRLPKDRVTMLFSATIPNEIDNLCRKYMNDPQKININPQNITTDTINQNYYEVEEKYKFSLLQKIIYKEIVDNAIIFCNTREKVDEVLNNMKKKGFNSIGLHGGMEQKDRLETMKKFKQGEFQFLVCTDVAARGIHIENISHVINYEMPYEKESYVHRIGRTGRAGNKGTAITFIEPNKIKFLKNIEDYIDKIIPKQQEPSLEEVNNGEKIFYENIKNRIKIDKLKYNKKQGDITKIYISAGRKKKIRPGDIVGAITNIEGINSDDMGIIDIQDNHSYVDILGGKGNIVLKASEDMKIKGKKVRIQKAVK from the coding sequence ATGAATAAGTTAGGTTTTCAAAATTATGAATTAAGTGATGAAATTTTAAAATCACTAAGAAATTTAGGATATAAAAATCCATCTGATGTACAAAAACAAGTTATACCTTTAATATTAGAGGACAAAGATATTATTGTAAAATCTGAAACTGGTAGCGGGAAAACTGCAGCATTTTCAATACCAGTTTGTGAAAAAATAGAACTAGAAGAAAAAGATCCTCAGGTATTAGTACTTACTCCAACTAGAGAACTAGCTCTTCAAATAAAAGAAGAAATATCAAATATAGCTTTATATAAAAGATTAAGATGTACAGCTGTTTTTGGTAAGCAACCTATGAGTCTCCAAAAGAGAGACTTAAAACAAAGGGTACATTTGGTTGTAGGTACTCCGGGTAGAACTCTAGATCATATAGAAAGAGGAAATTTCAATTTAGATAAAATAAAGTATTTTATCTTGGATGAAGCAGATGAAATGCTTAATATGGGATTTATAGATCAAGTAGAAGCTGTTATAAAAAGATTACCTAAAGATAGAGTAACTATGCTATTTTCTGCTACTATACCAAATGAAATAGATAATTTATGTAGAAAGTATATGAATGATCCCCAAAAAATAAATATAAATCCACAGAATATAACCACAGATACAATAAATCAAAATTATTATGAAGTGGAAGAAAAATATAAATTTTCTCTTTTGCAAAAAATAATATATAAAGAGATAGTTGATAATGCTATTATATTTTGTAATACAAGAGAAAAGGTAGATGAAGTATTAAATAATATGAAGAAAAAGGGTTTTAATTCTATTGGCCTACACGGTGGTATGGAACAAAAGGATAGATTAGAAACCATGAAAAAATTTAAACAAGGTGAATTTCAATTTTTGGTATGCACGGATGTAGCTGCTAGAGGTATACATATAGAAAATATAAGTCATGTTATAAACTATGAAATGCCATATGAAAAAGAAAGTTATGTTCATAGAATAGGCAGAACAGGAAGAGCAGGTAATAAAGGTACAGCTATAACCTTTATAGAGCCTAATAAAATCAAATTTTTAAAGAATATAGAAGACTATATAGATAAAATAATACCAAAGCAACAAGAGCCTTCTTTAGAAGAAGTGAATAATGGTGAAAAAATATTTTATGAAAATATTAAAAATAGGATTAAGATAGACAAACTAAAATACAATAAAAAGCAAGGGGATATAACTAAGATATATATAAGTGCGGGAAGAAAGAAAAAAATTAGACCAGGAGATATAGTAGGCGCTATTACTAATATAGAAGGAATTAATTCAGATGATATGGGAATAATAGACATACAAGATAATCACTCTTATGTAGATATACTAGGAGGAAAAGGTAATATAGTGCTTAAAGCTAGTGAAGATATGAAAATTAAAGGAAAAAAAGTAAGAATACAAAAGGCTGTAAAATAA